In Mytilus edulis chromosome 13, xbMytEdul2.2, whole genome shotgun sequence, a single window of DNA contains:
- the LOC139501036 gene encoding E3 ubiquitin-protein ligase TRIM56-like, translating into MATSIPTCICDICITNDIPKTASGWCLECEEAICTDCEKQHGCMKLTKNHKIIPIDDNKMSTSNLDSEQECNDHSQKLDFFCLKHSQPCCVTCIFEKHKRCQELKPLPEVEKGMTSFDSSFSNLEDRVEDIIESITGLLKEKQENKTRLKVQKNNIITEVQTIRKSINRHFDKVQLILMEGLEKEEKTQNERIDMCIEKLSAILKKVDKLSSKLEQAKQHKSKFQAFLAAFEWDKTIEKEEKAWTSLQTDKLSDSADIQLDLSSILKEFEKDLTEFGKIEVTYSPSKKLLLENPPNQGHSLTSASSAIYKINMTNICSFQTPSGTSRETLITDIDMLDDGRIILADNSPNRRLILMSQEGELIKIIQLNDICFGVAVIDKTTIATTLVKKKKIAIVDIDSSEVQRSISMSEECYGLSFAGEILVVSLDDPTFQFVNLSGKVVSSVWKADYADYCCVHNNKLYYATSSGDSVFEAKLNGDIVWKSYCQKYDFPDGITTDASGNVFVACKSSKKVIVFGKNGKESRVLLTKENGLNNPRAIHYKREMNILLVCNLSGQCFLYKVTD; encoded by the coding sequence ATGGCGACATCAATACCTACATGTATATGCGACATTTGCATCACTAATGACATACCGAAAACTGCCTCTGGTTGGTGTTTAGAATGTGAAGAAGCTATCTGCACTGATTGTGAAAAACAGCATGGCTGTATGAAATTAACAAAGAATCATAAAATAATACCTATAGACGATAACAAGATGTCAACTTCCAATCTTGATTCGGAGCAGGAATGCAATGACCATTCCCAAAagttagattttttttgtttaaaacacTCTCAACCATGCTGTGTTACTTGCATTTTTGAGAAACACAAAAGATGTCAAGAATTGAAGCCATTACCGGAAGTCGAAAAGGGGATGACGTCATTCGATAGTTCGTTTTCAAATTTAGAGGATCGAGTAGAGGATATTATTGAAAGTATCACCGGTCTATTAAAGGagaaacaagaaaataaaacaagattaaaagttcaaaaaaatAACATCATAACCGAAGTGCAAACTATTCGAAAGTCAATAAATAGACACTTTGATAAAGTTCAGCTGATTCTAATGGAGGGACTGGAAAAggaagaaaaaacacaaaacgAAAGAATAGATATGTGTATTGAGAAGCTTTCAGCAATCCTAAAGAAAGTTGACAAATTGTCAAGTAAGTTGGAACAAGCAAAGCAACATAAATCAAAGTTCCAGGCTTTTCTTGCTGCTTTTGAATGggacaaaacaattgaaaaagaagaaaaagcaTGGACTTCATTGCAAACAGATAAATTATCAGATAGCGCTGACATTCAGTTAGATCTTTCATCGATACTCAAGGAGTTTGAAAAAGATTTAACTGAATTTGGAAAGATAGAAGTGACGTATTCACCATCTAAGAAACTTCTATTAGAGAATCCTCCAAACCAAGGACATTCATTGACCTCTGCTTCAAGCgccatttataaaataaacatgaCAAACATTTGTTCTTTTCAAACACCGTCGGGGACATCGAGGGAAACACTTATAACAGATATAGATATGTTAGATGATGGACGAATTATCCTAGCCGACAATTCGCCAAACCGACGTCTTATTTTAATGAGCCAAGAAGGTGAACTTATCAAAATCATTCAACTAAATGATATATGTTTCGGTGTTGCAGTCATAGACAAAACAACAATTGCTACAACATtagtaaaaaagaagaaaattgctATCGTCGACATTGACTCATCGGAGGTGCAACGATCTATATCAATGAGCGAGGAGTGTTACGGTTTATCTTTTGCTGGTGAAATATTAGTAGTCAGCCTCGATGACCCCACATTCCAGTTCGTTAATCTTTCCGGTAAAGTTGTATCTTCAGTGTGGAAAGCTGATTACGCCGACTATTGTTGCGTTCATAACAACAAGCTGTATTATGCAACATCAAGTGGTGACTCGGTATTCGAGGCGAAATTGAATGGAGATATTGTCTGGAAGTCATACTGCCAGAAATACGATTTTCCCGATGGTATTACTACGGATGCTTCTGGTAATGTCTTTGTTGCTTGCAAGAGTAGTAAGAAAGTAATAGTCTTTGGAAAAAATGGCAAGGAATCTAGAGTTCTCCTGACTAAAGAAAACGGACTAAACAACCCAAGGGCTATACATTACAAGCGTGAAATGAACATACTTCTTGTGTGTAATTTATCCGGACAATGTTTTTTATACAAAGTTACGGATTGA
- the LOC139500178 gene encoding uncharacterized protein, translating into METDAPITFAEVKLVISNLKVNKSAGPDRIVNEILKHSQPVIINSIVKVFNLILKTGNYPDSWKLSFMIPLHKKGDKLDPNNYRGISLISNLPKIFNAILNNRLIKIVDKQLSDCQFGFRENHRTADSIFLLKSLINKYLHKEKKKIYACFIDLKKAFDSVWRTALLYKLCKMGVGKSFYRVIKQQYLNTKSSLKYKDYVSEYFNIARGVKQGDTLSPTLFNVFINDIVKNFEGNDSSPLKLINSKKMHSQDEKMKMLVRYAYEPSTQSTRLHTFSMEIKMLHVPIICLLLFSKTVFGSVPMSEFFSFGEDVNDTMLYPNDDGSSTVQNISTTFEFFSVHRKQLFVNTNGLLSFFQSIRKYTSEEFPKIGERIVLAPFWADIDTRRCGSTCSIWYRESTELVDISKATSEIRYFFPVMKHFNASWTYIATWINVPFFGASSLGMNKRNTFQAVLITDNKSTFVIYNYNKIEWTTGTSSQGNADTGLDGIPAQVGFNMGDEIHYYSVEGSRQSEIINLPHLSNVKYPGKFVFRVDLQDIESAPTPDADQCFLKAADILFVVDLSFSLDINDLKNLISDVVLKLPINAMECQIAMKSFSTSAKTEFRFKDHKTKNEILGHIAKMSTAKGVSNLKDALSSTTQMFSYNDGSRLYATRFIIIFTDGMAASRELKTQADHLRSFSNMIVATVGIGSSVKHDHLELISSDFNSILRPSANSFWNYLQSSLAVPGCLACKVDFGGEIRILLENSGSITHEVFKEGRQFIYTLIEELTSFNLSNVNSSVDIFSDKVTEAVLLQNISGMDYKLGGLSIVEHTENKVNQSLLVQHVKDIGITSSSNTFIIFISNGYFLDSHLIEKLKHSVNETSIIVSVGIGEDNNWDYVEDLATYGYFVYSSEDAHLLARYLQKEMKTTTCT; encoded by the exons atGGAAACTGATGCACCAATTACATTTGCTGAAGTAAAACTGGTCATTTCAAACCTTAAAGTAAACAAATCAGCAGGTCCAGATAGAATTGTGAATGAAATACTGAAACACTCACAACCTGTGataattaattctattgtaaaagtttttaatttgattttaaagacaGGTAATTATCCAGATTCTTGGAAATTATCTTTCATGATCCCTTTACATAAAAAAGGTGACAAGTTAGACCCTAATAATTATAGAGGCATTTCTCTTATAAGTAATCTACCAAAAATTTTTAATGCCATATTAAATAATAGGCTAATCAAGATTGTTGACAAACAATTAAGTGATTGTCAGTttggtttcagagaaaatcacagAACAGCTGATAGCATCTTTTTATTAAAGTccttgattaataaatatttacataaagagaaaaaaaagatttatgcctGCTTCATAGATCTGAAAAAGGCTTTTGATTCAGTATGGAGAACtgctttactttataaattatgtaaaatggGAGTTGGCAAGTCTTTTTATAGagttataaaacaacaatacttaaatactaaatcatctttaaaatataaagattatgtatcagaatattttaatattgctaGAGGGGTTAAACAGGGAGACACACTAAGTCCCACTTTATTTaatgtctttataaatgatattgtaaaaaattttgagggaaatgATTCAAGTCCCcttaaacttataaatagtaAG AAAATGCATAGTCAGGACGAGAAAATGAAAATGTTAGTGCGATATGCATATGAACCATCAACACAGTCTACACGATTACATACATTCAGTATGGAG ATTAAGATGCTACATGTACCAATCATTTGCCTGTTATTGTTCTCTAAAACAGTATTTGGAAGTGTTCCAATGTCCGAGTTCTTTTCTTTTGGGGAAGATGTAAATGATACCATGCTTTATCCAAACGATGACGGGTCTTCAACGGTTCAGAATATATCAACTACATTTGAGTTCTTCTCTGTACATAGAAAACAGCTCTTT gtGAATACAAACGGACTATTATCGTTTTTCCAATCGATAAGAAAATATACATCAGAAGAGTTTCCTAAAATAGGCGAAAGAATAGTACTTGCTCCTTTCTGGGCTGATATAGATACTAGAAGGTGTGGTTCAACATGCAGTATATGGTATAGAGAATCAACAGAGTTAGTCGACATCAGCAAAGCAACCTCAGAGATCCGGTACTTTTTTCCTGTAATGAAGCATTTTAACGCAAGCTGGACTTATATTGCTACTTGGATTAATGTGCCATTCTTCGGAGCCTCATCTTTGGGCATGAACAAG aGAAATACGTTTCAAGCTGTTTTAATTACAGACAACAAAAGtacatttgtaatttacaacTACAATAAGATAGAATGGACCACAGGGACGTCTAGTCAAGGCAATGCTGATACCGGACTTGATGGAATACCTGCTCAG GTTGGATTCAATATGGGTGACGAAATTCACTATTATTCTGTAGAAGGTTCACGACAATCCGAAATTATCAATTTACCTCATCTATCAAACGTCAAATATCCAGGAAAATTTGTATTCCGGGTTGATTTGCAAGACATAGAATCTGCACCAACACCAG ATGCTGATCAATGCTTTCTCAAGGCAGCAGATATTTTATTCGTTGTGGATTTATCCTTCAGTTTAGACataaatgatttgaaaaactTAATATCTGATGTTGTATTAAAGCTGCCAATTAATGCTATGGAATGTCAGATTGCAATGAAATCTTTTTCAACATCAGCAAAAACAGAATTTCGTTTCAAAGACCATAAAACCAAAAATGAAATCCTTGGTCATATTGCTAAAATGAGCACAGCAAAAGGAGTTTCAAATCTAAAGGATGCATTGAGTTCTACCAC GCAAATGTTCTCTTATAACGACGGTTCCAGATTGTATGCTACTCGTTTTATTATAATATTCACTGATGGTATGGCTGCAAGTAGAGAACTTAAAACTCAAGCAGATCATTTACGAAGTTTTTCAAATATGATAGTTGCTACTGTTGGAATTGGTTCGTCCGTAAAACATGATCATCTGGAACTTATTTCTTCAGACTTCAACTCAATACTTCGCCCATCAGCAAAtagtttttggaattatctacAATCGTCCCTGGCTGTTCCTGGATGTCTTG CCTGTAAAGTGGATTTTGGTGGTGAGATACGCATTCTGCTTGAGAATTCAGGATCCATAACACATGAAGTCTTCAAAGAAGGAAGACAGTTCATTTATACTTTGATCGAAGAACTCACTTCTTTCAATTTATCGAATGTAAATTCATCAGTGGATATATTCAGTGACAAAGTAACAGAAGCAgttctgttacaaaatatttctGGAATGGACTATAAACTCGGTGGACTTTCCATTGTCGAACACACTGAAAATAAAGTCAACCAATCATTGCTAGTACAGCACGTCAAAGATATCGGGATTACTTCATCGTCGAATactttcattatatttatatcGAATGGCTACTTCCTGGATTCTCATTTAATAGAAAAACTAAAACACTCAGTAAATGAGACATCAATCATAGTATCTGTGGGAATCGGTGAAGACAACAATTGGGACTATGTAGAAGATTTGGCAACCTATGGCTATTTTGTCTATTCTAGTGAAGATGCACATCTTCTAGCACGTTATCTACAAAAGGAAATGAAAACAACGACATGCACATAA